The window ACTACATTTTATTTAAACTTAATCTCGGCGAAAAGCCTATTGCCAAAAGCGAAAAGCCAAACGCCCATTGCCCGTTATGTTTAGCATCCAAACGCTTCTCCCATCTAAAGAAGTTGTTGATTGTTTAAAAGACGGAAAGTAAACTAACAAAAACAGAAAACATGGCAAAAGCAAATGTAAAAGACCTTTTAGAGGCTGGCGTACACTTCGGTCACATGACTAGAAAGTGGAACCCAAATATGGCTCCATACATTTTTATGGAGAAGAACGGTATTCACATTGTAGACTTACATAAAACAGCAGTTAAATTAGATGAAGCGTGCAGCGCTTTAGAAAAATTAACTTCTGCAGGTAAAAAAGTTCTTTTCGTAGCTACTAAGAAGCAAGCGAAAGAAGTAGTTGCAAAACACGCTTCTGAACTTAATATGCCTTATATTACAGAAAGATGGCCTGGAGGTATGTTAACGAACTTCGTTACTATCAGAAAGGCGGTAAAGAAGATGAACTCTATCGACAAAATGAAAAAAGACGGTACGTTCGAAACTTTATCTAAAAAAGAAAGATTACAAGTTGACAGACAAAGAGCTAACCTAGAGAAGAACTTAGGTTCTATCGCTGACATGGTGAGACTTCCTTCTGCTGTATTTGTAGTTGACATCTTAAGAGAACACATCGCGGTAACTGAAGCTAAGAAACTTGGTATTCCAGTTTTCGGTATCGTTGATACAAACTCTGACCCTAGAAAAGTTGACTTCGTTATCCCAGGAAACGATGATGCTTCTAAGTCTATTGATATGATCCTTAGCGTAGTTTCTGAATCTATCAAAGAAGGTCAGTCTCAAAGAAAAGCTGATAAAGAAAAATCTAAAGAAGAAGGAGAAAAAGTATCTGCTGATACAGATGCTGATTTCGATGCTGAATAATTAAAGATTTTCTTTAATATAGGAAAAACGCTGGATTTCGATCCAGCGTTTTTTTGTTTTTATATATGGTCTCACACATCTTGCTGACAATTGAAGATTAATAAGGTATTTTATAATCCCATACAAGCCCAATAATGACTTTAAATCATTGTCTTGATATCTGTGGCGAAATGGGTAATAATGCGATAAGAGAGTAGAAATGAATTGTTTTTGATCAGTATATAAATAAAAACCTCACAAATCATTGTGAGGTCTATTTTTAGTTTCTAAGTGTTATAGAATAAGAGGTTGTTATAAACTTATTAGATTGATATCTTGAATTACAAACCATACCAGATAAGTTGTAGTTTTGATTTTTTAAGACCATTGTATAGCCTGTTTTTCCAGCACCTATGGGAATCTTTTTAAAGAAATTGTTTCCACTTATTGTTAATACCATATTGCAAGAAGAATTATTGTTAATTGAAATAGATGTTCTGGGATTGCCAGGGTCATCATTATTGAGAAGATCACTTAGAACTTCAGCTGTTTCAGGTTTATGAGTCTTCATCAGTTCATTATATTCTCTTTCTGTATTAGCTGCACTGCCGCTACCGGAATTGGTAGGGTAGGGATTTCTAATGGGATAACCACCATAATTAACACTACAGCTGGTAAGGATCATTGAAATCCCGGTAAGAACTAATAGCTTTTTCATACCTGTTTATTTTTTTGCTTTTCTTTTTTTAATGGTTTCTCAGGTGAAGCCTTTATCGCTGAGCTCTGCTGGGCTGCAGGCTGGGCAGGGTTATCTATGGTTACAAATATACTTCTTTTTATATCTTTTTGAGAGAAGTATTTCATGTCGCAGACATTACTATTCAGTGTATAAGAGCCTTTATTAACGATTATGAAGTTTTCTCCGTGAGCAGGAACTGCAAGATTATAATACTCTTTTCCTTCTATCCGGAGTACAATATTACAGTCTGAATTATTCTTAAATAAAAGGATTGATTCTTTTTTTGTAATGTCTTCATTAAGCATTGTATTCAGAAGCTGTGCGGTTTTCTCCTTATGCTCTGCTGATGTTTCGGCAATTAAGCGTTTAAATTCCTCCGCTTCGCTAGAATTGGGATCTTTCATCGCATTTTTAGGAATATCTGCAATAACAGGTCTTGCCTCCATAGGTTTAGCTGTACTTGCTCCTTTTGTCCACTCAGAGTTTTTTAATGCAATAAGTTTAGGCTTCAGCACGCTCTTTTTAGGATCGTCAGGGTGTGCGGTCTTAAGATATTCTTCAATTTCCTTGATATTTGT of the Chryseobacterium capnotolerans genome contains:
- the rpsB gene encoding 30S ribosomal protein S2 codes for the protein MAKANVKDLLEAGVHFGHMTRKWNPNMAPYIFMEKNGIHIVDLHKTAVKLDEACSALEKLTSAGKKVLFVATKKQAKEVVAKHASELNMPYITERWPGGMLTNFVTIRKAVKKMNSIDKMKKDGTFETLSKKERLQVDRQRANLEKNLGSIADMVRLPSAVFVVDILREHIAVTEAKKLGIPVFGIVDTNSDPRKVDFVIPGNDDASKSIDMILSVVSESIKEGQSQRKADKEKSKEEGEKVSADTDADFDAE
- a CDS encoding DUF6759 domain-containing protein, producing the protein MKKLLVLTGISMILTSCSVNYGGYPIRNPYPTNSGSGSAANTEREYNELMKTHKPETAEVLSDLLNNDDPGNPRTSISINNNSSCNMVLTISGNNFFKKIPIGAGKTGYTMVLKNQNYNLSGMVCNSRYQSNKFITTSYSITLRN
- a CDS encoding DUF6759 domain-containing protein; this encodes MKKKFLTILFFTFLTPGFTYAQKSSKDILKSTNIKEIEEYLKTAHPDDPKKSVLKPKLIALKNSEWTKGASTAKPMEARPVIADIPKNAMKDPNSSEAEEFKRLIAETSAEHKEKTAQLLNTMLNEDITKKESILLFKNNSDCNIVLRIEGKEYYNLAVPAHGENFIIVNKGSYTLNSNVCDMKYFSQKDIKRSIFVTIDNPAQPAAQQSSAIKASPEKPLKKEKQKNKQV